GCCACCATTGAAGCGATTTTTATCGCCTACCATCTGATGGGCTACGACACGACCGGTCTGCTTGAGGAGTATTACTGGGCCGATGATTTTCTGAAACTCAATCACGATCGACTGGTTCAGAACGAACGCACCTGATCAGCAGGGGAGCTCTATAGGCTCCGAAAAGTCCGTCAGTGACTGATAGGTTTCGATGATCTCGCGAAGCTTCTCCCGATTGACGGGTTTGGTGGCATAATCGGTACAGCCTGCTGCGATACATTTTTCACGGTCCCCATTCATGGCGTGAGCCGTTAATGCAATAATGGGCAGCTTGTAGCCTTGCTCGCGCAGTTTTTGGGTCGCGCCGTATCCGTCCAGCACCGGCATCGACATGTCCATCAGAATCACATCGAAGGGCTGTCCCTGTTCGAGGGCATGCATCGCATAGCGAACCGCAATTTCACCGTTCTCAGCCAGTTTGACTTCAGCGCCCTCTTTTCTGAGCAGCATGGAAATCAGCCGCTGATTGTCTTCGCCATCTTCAGCCAGCAGCACAGAACAGGTGCGGGCCGCTGCCTGAACCGGTTTTGGCATCACGGGAGTAGGTTTGTGTGCAGCGGCTGCGAGCGCGTCCTGTGGCTCATTGTAAAATTCCAGAGACTCTGATTCGCCAATCTGAATCTGTAACGTGAAAGTCGTGCCGACATCAGGAGTGCTTTGGCAGGTCAGATCACCGCCCAGCATTTTTGCCAGTCGCTTACTGATGGCCAGCCCCAGTCCGGTTCCTCCGAATTTCCGAGTCGTGGAAGAATCGGCCTGGACGAAAGGCTGGTACAATCCTGCAACCTGTTCCGCGTTCATTCCGATACCCGTATCGATAATTTTGAACTGCAGCAGAGGTTCAGGCGAGTCAGGATTCAGGCACGATGTTTCCACCGAGACCTGACCCCCATCGGGAGTAAACTTGATCGCATTTCCGATGAGGTTGATCAGAATCTGTTTCAGTCGGGTGGGATCACTCTGGATCTGTTTAGGAATCTTGCCTGCAAATGTCAGTTTAAAGCTGATTTCCTGTAGTTCGGCACGCACCTGCATCAACGACTCTACTTCCTGCAGTTTTTCGATCAGCGAGAAGGGAATCTTTTCGATATTCAGATTTCCCGATTCGATTTTCGAGAGATCCAGAATATCATTGATCAGATCCAGCAGATAATTTCCGTTGCGTTTGATGACTTCAATTAACTTGATGCTGCCCGGACGCCCCCAGCTCTCTTCCATCAAAACATCGGTGTAACCCAGCACCGCCGTCATCGGCGTACGGATTTCGTGACTCATATTCGCCAGGAATTCACTCTTCGCACGGGAAGCCGCTTCCGCATCCAGCGAAGCCTGACGCAGACTTGCTGCCTGCACCTCCAGCTCACTGCGGGTCTGCTCCAGCTTGTCCGTGCGGACCTCCAGTTCTTTCAACGCCTGGTCCCGAACCTGGGTCACCCGGTTATATTGACGGGCAATTAAACCGACGTCGCTGTGTTCGTCCAGATCTTCAATCGGTGCCAAATCTCCCTGGATATGCTGTTCCATGGAATTGAGCAGATCGTACATCTCGGTGGTCGCTCCATGCTCTGCCATATTCAGACCGATCTCTTCCTCTTCAGCAGTCACACGCAGTCGCATGAACTTACTGACAACACGCAGGGTCACCCAGCAGAAAGAGAAGCACCAGATAAAGCAGATCGTACAGCCCAGCAGCTGCACGCAGAACAGCTCCAGCCGCGAACGACTCAAGAGTTCCGCAGGTATAAACAGCGCCACCGCCAGTGTTCCCCAGACGCCGGCAAAGCCATGTACGGGAATCACGCCAATCGTATCATCCAGGCGACGCCATTCCAGAAACCAGCTGCCAGCTTCCATGACGATCGCCGCGACAATCCCAATGATCGCAGCCGCAATGGGAGACACAACATCGCAGCTGGCACTACTGGCAACCAGGGCCGCCAGCAGGCCGTTCAGAATGTTTTCAATTTCAATCTGTTTCCGCTGATAAAACTGCCAGACGAGCAGGGTGATCGCCCCGCAGGCCGATGCCAGGAATGTGTTGATCAGAATCTGGGGGACATGCGCCGTGAATCCGAATTCACTACCGCCGTTGAATCCAAACCAGCCGATCCAGAGGATAAACACCCCGGTCGTCGCCAGCGTCAGATTATGACCTTTGAATTTGCGTGTTGTCTTTTCCTGGTCCTGGTCAAAGCGACCGGTCCGCGGTCCGATAATCATGATCGAAGCCAGTGCCGCCCAGGCACCAATTGAATGCACGACCGTCGATCCACTGAAATCCCGAAAGCCCAGAGACTCCAGCCAGCCGGGTGCTTTCCCGGCAAAGTGACTCGTCCAGGCCCAGTGACCGAATACGGGATAAATAACGCCCCCCAGGACCACTGCCAGAATCAGGTAGGCGGTAAACCGCATTCGTTCCGCGGAGGCTCCGGAAGCAATCGTGGCTGCAGTCGCACAGAGCATCAACTGAAACAGAAAGAACGCTGACAGGAAGATATTCGTTCCCGGATTGATAAACGGGAAGTGAGAAGTTCCAATCAGACCGCCTGTCGTGGTACCGAACATCAGACCAAAACCGAAGATCCAGTACAGCACCCCCACCAGACTTACGTCGACGATATTCTTAATCGCCACGTGAATGCTGTTTTTCGAGCGGGAGAGACCCGATTCCAGACAACAGAATCCCGCCTGCATAAACAGGACAAAGATACTGCAGAGCAGAACCCAGATAATGTCAATTTGCTGATGGAGATCCATAGTCGTTCATTCTCAAGTCAGTACGTATTCGATGGGAGTTTCTATCACCTTTCCACAGGCCGTCATCAGATTGATCAGAGAGCAGAGGCGAGAGAACTCAACCGAATTGATCTGCTTTCATATCAAGTTTATGTCCCGTTCAGTCAACATGTGGCGTAAAAGCAACACATTCTGAGAAGCTGCACATTATGAAAACTTATGTGCGGTAATTCCCTGTAACTGAATGGAGGTGAAGGAATCAATTTGTCTATCTGGACGAAAATCGAGCGGTAATCGGAGTTACAAATCCAAAATGTTCTCTTTTATAGACTTACGCACATCGAGCCTGCCACAACACAATCGGTACACCCACTACAACAATCCAGACCCAAAGATACACTTTATCCGTCACTCAATCCGAAAATTCTTCGTCTGATACCACTTACCCCAATCAACGCCGCTGAAAATTCGAGTCACACCACTGTTGCAGGCTGCTTTTCGTTGAGTCTGTCTCTAGATGTGACCATCAAATCCAGCTCGACAAAAATAGAGTTCGTTGACCGTCTCCCCTCACCAAACGAAACAACTACTGATTCAAGTCGCCTGCTCTCCTCGCCACTACGGAACCACGTTTCAAAGCGCGTTCTGTCACTTTCTGGTCTGCCTTGCTTGATTATTTTGGTGTGCTTGTTAACGTTGGGAAGATTTGCGCAGAAATTCGCTACGACATTCGCATGACAATGTACATTTGCTGTTGAAAGTGATCTAAAAAAGTGCCTAGACGCGACGACATTAAGAAGATTTTGATTATTGGCTCCGGTCCGATTGTCATCGGGCAGGCATGTGAATTTGACTATTCGGGAACGCAGGCCTGTAAGGCCCTCCGCGAAGATGGTTATGAAGTGGTGCTGGTCAACTCCAACCCTGCGACCATCATGACCGACCCGGAAACCGCTCACCGCACCTACATCGAACCGATTACCTGGCAGTACATCCAGAAAGTAATCGAAATCGAAAAGCCGGACGCACTGCTCCCCACGCTGGGGGGACAGACCGGACTGAACGCAGCCATGGACCTCGCCCGCCGCGGGATCCTTGATCAGCTGGGCGTCGAACTCATCGGTGCCCGCGAAGAGGTCATCGCCAAAGCGGAAAGCCGCGATCAGTTCAAAGAAGCCATGACCAAAATCGGCCTCGACTGCCCCCGCAGTGCCGTGGTCCACAACATGGAAGAAGCCAATGCCGCGGTCAAAGATATCGGCCTGCCGATCATCATCCGCGCCAGTTACACCCTCGGTGGTACCGGCGGTGGGGTGGCTTACAACCGTGAAGAGTTCGTAGAAAAAGTCCGCAGCGGTCTGGCACTGTCCCCCGTGAACGAAGTTCTGCTGGAAGAATCCATCCTCGGCTGGAAAGAGTACGAGATGGAGGTCATGCGGGACCAGGCCGACAACGTCGTCATCATCTGCTCGATCGAAAACTTCGATCCCATGGGTGTGCACACCGGCGACTCGATCACCGTCGCCCCCGCTCAGACGCTGACTGACAAAGAATACCAGCGGATGCGTGATGCGACCATCGCCTGTATCCGCGAGATCGGCGTCGAGACCGGCGGGTCCAACGTGCAGTTCGCCATCAATCCCGATACGGGCCGCATGACGATCATCGAAATGAACCCCCGCGTCAGCCGCTCCAGTGCACTCGCCTCCAAAGCGACCGGCTTCCCGATTGCCAAAATCGCAGCCAAGCTGGCCGTCGGCTATCGCCTCGATGAAATCCGCAACGACATCACCCGGGAAACGCTCGCCTGCTTCGAGCCGACCATCGATTACGTCGTCACCAAGATCCCCCGCTGGACATTCGAAAAATTCCCCGATGCCGACCCGGTCCTCACCGTGCAGATGAAATCGGTAGGCGAAACCATGTCCATCGGCCGTACCTTCAAAGAGTCGCTCCAGAAAGCACTCCGCGGCCTGGAAATCGGTCACTTCGGGCTGGGTGGCGGTAACAAGGATCTCTGGGGCACACCCAAGCAACCCGCGCGGGACCTGATTCAGTCCAAGCTGTCGATCCCCAACGACGAGCGACTGTTCTACCTGCGTTACGCATTCAAATCCGGCATGAGCGTGGAAGAAGTCCACGAACTCAGCGACATCGATCCCTGGTTCCTGAACCACATCCGTCAGCTCGTGGAATTCGAAGACAAAATCCGCGCTGTCTCCCGCCTGGAAGACCTGGACTATGCCTTCATGAAACAGGCCAAGCAGCACGGCTACTCCGACAAGCAGCTTGCCTTCTGGCTCGACTCCACCGAAATGGATGTCCGCCAGTACCGCAAGAGCCTGGGTATCGAAGCCACCTTCAAACAGGTCGATACCTGTGCTGCCGAGTTCGAAGCCTACACACCTTACTTCTACTCGACCTACGAAGATGAAAACGAAACGCCGGGCAATCCCGATCACAAACGCCGTATCATGATTCTCGGCGGCGGACCCAACCGCATCGGGCAGGGGATTGAATTCGATTACTGCTGCTGCCAGGCTTCGTTTGCCCTGCAGGAACTGGGCATCGAAAGTATCATGGTCAACTCGAACCCCGAAACGGTCTCGACCGACTATGACACCTCCGATCACCTGTTCTTCGAACCTCTGACCACCGAGGATGTGCTCAACATCTGCGATCGTATGCAGCCGGATGGCGTCATCGTGCAGTTCGGCGGACAGACTCCGCTTAACCTCGCCCGGGGACTCGAAGCCGCTGGCATCAACATCATCGGTACCAGCCCCGAAATGATCGATGCTGCCGAAGACCGCGAACGCTTCCAGGCAATTCTTGAGAAGCTCGAACTGCATCAGCCTCCGAACGGCATCGCCACGAATATCGAGAGCGCCCGCAACGTCGCCCGCAAAATCAGCTACCCGATTCTGGTTCGCCCCAGCTACGTGCTCGGCGGTCGGGCCATGGAAATCTGCTACGACGAAGAATCGCTGGTCCGCTACATGAACGAAGCGGTCAGTGCCTCTCCAGACCATCCGGTCCTCGTCGATCAGTTCCTCGAAGACGCGATCGAAGTCGATGTCGACGCCATCTCCGACGGCATTACTACGCTGGTCGGGGGCGTGATGGAACACATCGAAGAAGCCGGCGTGCACTCCGGTGACTCGGCCTGTGTCCTGCCGCCTCACTCGCTCCCCGATTCCGTCATCGACGAAATCAAACGGGCCACGCATGCTCTCGCTCGCGAACTCAAGGTCAAAGGCCTGATGAATATCCAGTTCGCGGTGAAGAAGACAGAAGACGATTACATCGTCTACATCCTCGAGGTCAACCCGCGTGCCAGCCGGACGTCGCCGTTCGTCTCCAAGGCCACCGGGCTTCCACTGCCCAAAATCGCCGCCAAGGTCATGGCGGGCGTCTCGCTGCTGGAACAGAACGTGACCAAAGAACCGAAACCCAGACACACCTCGGTCAAAGAGAGTGTCTTCCCCTTCTCCCGCTTCCTGGGCGTCGACATCATCCTCGGCCCCGAAATGCGGTCCACCGGGGAAGTCATGGGAATCTCGGATGGCTTCGCGATGGCCTTCGCCAAGAGCCAGCTCGCAGCAAATACCAGCCTGCCCTCCGAAGGCACCGTCTTCATCAGTATGGCTGACCTCTACAAAGACATGATCATCGATCCCGCACGACGGCTGATCGACCTCGGCTTCAAGATCGTCTCGACCTCCGGCACTGCCCGCGTTCTTCGCGAAGCTGGCCTCGAAGTCTCGACCGTCAAGAAGCTCAAAGAAGGTCGTCCCAACCTGCTGGACATGATGGCCAACCAGGAAGTCCAGTTCATCTTCAACACGCCCAGCGGCAAAGGCTCGCGGACGGACGAAGGCAAAATCCGCTCCGCATCGGTTTCGTATGGCGTGACCTGTGTCACCACAATCCCCGGCTGCCTTGCGGTTGTCAAAGCCCTCGAAGCACTCGCCGAAGATGCCACTCCCCAGGTCCGTGCTCTGCAGGACTGGATGGCCGATCTCTAAACGCAATCTCAAGTCGCTGTGCTCCTCATTTCTGTGAGGAGCACAGCCTTGTCTGATCAATCCCTCAGCGATTCCGCTTCTTGCGTTTGGCATACGTGTCGCGTCGCTTCTCCGCGTGAAACACAAAGTAGCCGTCAATCTCGTGCACTTCGGCCCCTCCGAAAATGCTCGTCAGCTTCTTCTGGTACCACAGCCGTCGTCGTGTGACCATCACCATCCGCCCGCCGACCTTCAGCCGGTTGAATCCCTTCATGATAAACTGCTTGGCGACCGCAAAATCCTCATGGTAAGGCGGGTTCGAGAGAATCCAGTCGAAGTCGGTCTCGCGATGATCCTGTAAGCCGTCGCTCTGCAGAATCGTCACCCCCGCAATCTGATTCCGTTCGGCGTTCTGTCGGGCCACTTTGACCGCCCGGGCATCGATGTCCGTCATCACCACATTCTCCGGCCCCACAACCGAAGCCGCCAGAATCCCCACCACGCCCCAGCCACAACCTAAATCCAGCACCCGCTCTCCTGGTGCAAATGTCACCGTCGAGAGCATCGCTTCCGTCCCCCGATCCAGATTCTGGGGAGAAAATAATTCCACCGCAGTTTCAAACTGGAACTGCCGACTATGATAGGTAAGGGAGAATGGCATACAGGTACAACAGGTCTGGAGTTATGAACGACTTTGTGTTAAGAAACCTTAACACTCGCAGGTCTGGATTCACACTCCAGATTACTGTATCTTCTGTGGAAACATACACATCCGACCTGGATTTCTCCATGGCCCGTCCTGGGTTTCCTGTGATGTAGATTTGATTTTTTCGACACTGATACCTCAGCGGGCAAGGATCTGGCGTAT
This DNA window, taken from Gimesia sp., encodes the following:
- the amt gene encoding ammonium transporter, whose product is MDLHQQIDIIWVLLCSIFVLFMQAGFCCLESGLSRSKNSIHVAIKNIVDVSLVGVLYWIFGFGLMFGTTTGGLIGTSHFPFINPGTNIFLSAFFLFQLMLCATAATIASGASAERMRFTAYLILAVVLGGVIYPVFGHWAWTSHFAGKAPGWLESLGFRDFSGSTVVHSIGAWAALASIMIIGPRTGRFDQDQEKTTRKFKGHNLTLATTGVFILWIGWFGFNGGSEFGFTAHVPQILINTFLASACGAITLLVWQFYQRKQIEIENILNGLLAALVASSASCDVVSPIAAAIIGIVAAIVMEAGSWFLEWRRLDDTIGVIPVHGFAGVWGTLAVALFIPAELLSRSRLELFCVQLLGCTICFIWCFSFCWVTLRVVSKFMRLRVTAEEEEIGLNMAEHGATTEMYDLLNSMEQHIQGDLAPIEDLDEHSDVGLIARQYNRVTQVRDQALKELEVRTDKLEQTRSELEVQAASLRQASLDAEAASRAKSEFLANMSHEIRTPMTAVLGYTDVLMEESWGRPGSIKLIEVIKRNGNYLLDLINDILDLSKIESGNLNIEKIPFSLIEKLQEVESLMQVRAELQEISFKLTFAGKIPKQIQSDPTRLKQILINLIGNAIKFTPDGGQVSVETSCLNPDSPEPLLQFKIIDTGIGMNAEQVAGLYQPFVQADSSTTRKFGGTGLGLAISKRLAKMLGGDLTCQSTPDVGTTFTLQIQIGESESLEFYNEPQDALAAAAHKPTPVMPKPVQAAARTCSVLLAEDGEDNQRLISMLLRKEGAEVKLAENGEIAVRYAMHALEQGQPFDVILMDMSMPVLDGYGATQKLREQGYKLPIIALTAHAMNGDREKCIAAGCTDYATKPVNREKLREIIETYQSLTDFSEPIELPC
- the carB gene encoding carbamoyl-phosphate synthase large subunit, whose product is MPRRDDIKKILIIGSGPIVIGQACEFDYSGTQACKALREDGYEVVLVNSNPATIMTDPETAHRTYIEPITWQYIQKVIEIEKPDALLPTLGGQTGLNAAMDLARRGILDQLGVELIGAREEVIAKAESRDQFKEAMTKIGLDCPRSAVVHNMEEANAAVKDIGLPIIIRASYTLGGTGGGVAYNREEFVEKVRSGLALSPVNEVLLEESILGWKEYEMEVMRDQADNVVIICSIENFDPMGVHTGDSITVAPAQTLTDKEYQRMRDATIACIREIGVETGGSNVQFAINPDTGRMTIIEMNPRVSRSSALASKATGFPIAKIAAKLAVGYRLDEIRNDITRETLACFEPTIDYVVTKIPRWTFEKFPDADPVLTVQMKSVGETMSIGRTFKESLQKALRGLEIGHFGLGGGNKDLWGTPKQPARDLIQSKLSIPNDERLFYLRYAFKSGMSVEEVHELSDIDPWFLNHIRQLVEFEDKIRAVSRLEDLDYAFMKQAKQHGYSDKQLAFWLDSTEMDVRQYRKSLGIEATFKQVDTCAAEFEAYTPYFYSTYEDENETPGNPDHKRRIMILGGGPNRIGQGIEFDYCCCQASFALQELGIESIMVNSNPETVSTDYDTSDHLFFEPLTTEDVLNICDRMQPDGVIVQFGGQTPLNLARGLEAAGINIIGTSPEMIDAAEDRERFQAILEKLELHQPPNGIATNIESARNVARKISYPILVRPSYVLGGRAMEICYDEESLVRYMNEAVSASPDHPVLVDQFLEDAIEVDVDAISDGITTLVGGVMEHIEEAGVHSGDSACVLPPHSLPDSVIDEIKRATHALARELKVKGLMNIQFAVKKTEDDYIVYILEVNPRASRTSPFVSKATGLPLPKIAAKVMAGVSLLEQNVTKEPKPRHTSVKESVFPFSRFLGVDIILGPEMRSTGEVMGISDGFAMAFAKSQLAANTSLPSEGTVFISMADLYKDMIIDPARRLIDLGFKIVSTSGTARVLREAGLEVSTVKKLKEGRPNLLDMMANQEVQFIFNTPSGKGSRTDEGKIRSASVSYGVTCVTTIPGCLAVVKALEALAEDATPQVRALQDWMADL
- a CDS encoding methyltransferase; amino-acid sequence: MPFSLTYHSRQFQFETAVELFSPQNLDRGTEAMLSTVTFAPGERVLDLGCGWGVVGILAASVVGPENVVMTDIDARAVKVARQNAERNQIAGVTILQSDGLQDHRETDFDWILSNPPYHEDFAVAKQFIMKGFNRLKVGGRMVMVTRRRLWYQKKLTSIFGGAEVHEIDGYFVFHAEKRRDTYAKRKKRNR